A genomic stretch from Amorphus orientalis includes:
- a CDS encoding flagellar hook-associated family protein — translation MRTSLISTATLHNSPRSNLAEMQKRLSDATKEVSTGRHADVGLKLGDRTGRNVALRRDLGNLEAMITSNSLAKARISQTHTVLGSMGETMDAIQQNLTTYPDTNQTIRLLETQSKEGMQALIRTMNSTDGRVYLFGGINSSQPPMADYDGAPRTAVDNALIAKFGLSIPPQNDSAGLAAITPADMQDFIDNEFDALFQDPDWGTTWSSASDEAITSRISPDETVRTSITANTDATRRLAKALTMLGEFNMNALDPDTRKVVYENAITTLNSGLTETISERANLGHFEKRINVADERMHAAIDIVETRINAFETVDPVDAKVEVDQLTTQIEMSYSLTTQIMRLSIMKYA, via the coding sequence ATGCGCACGAGCCTGATCTCAACCGCGACGCTGCACAATTCTCCGAGGTCGAACCTCGCCGAGATGCAGAAGCGTCTGTCGGATGCCACCAAGGAGGTGAGCACCGGCCGCCATGCCGACGTGGGTCTGAAGCTGGGCGACCGCACGGGCCGCAACGTGGCGCTGCGCCGCGACCTGGGCAACCTGGAAGCGATGATCACCTCCAATTCGCTCGCCAAGGCCCGCATCAGCCAGACGCACACGGTGCTCGGCTCCATGGGCGAGACCATGGACGCCATCCAGCAGAACCTCACAACCTATCCGGACACCAATCAGACGATCCGGCTGCTGGAGACCCAGTCCAAGGAGGGCATGCAGGCCCTGATCCGGACCATGAACTCGACCGACGGCCGGGTTTATCTCTTCGGAGGCATCAACTCCTCGCAGCCGCCGATGGCGGACTACGACGGGGCGCCGCGCACCGCGGTGGACAACGCGCTCATCGCCAAGTTCGGCCTGAGCATTCCGCCCCAGAACGACAGCGCCGGCCTGGCCGCCATCACGCCCGCCGACATGCAGGACTTCATCGACAACGAGTTCGATGCCCTGTTCCAGGATCCCGACTGGGGGACCACCTGGTCGTCGGCCAGCGACGAGGCGATCACCAGCCGGATCTCGCCGGACGAGACGGTGCGCACTTCGATCACCGCCAACACCGACGCGACCCGCAGGCTCGCCAAGGCGCTCACCATGCTTGGTGAGTTCAACATGAACGCGCTCGATCCGGACACCCGAAAGGTCGTCTACGAGAACGCGATCACCACCCTCAACTCCGGCCTGACCGAAACGATTTCCGAACGCGCCAACCTCGGACACTTCGAGAAGCGCATCAACGTCGCCGACGAGCGCATGCACGCGGCCATCGACATCGTCGAGACCCGCATCAACGCGTTCGAGACCGTGGACCCTGTCGACGCCAAGGTGGAAGTCGATCAGCTGACCACGCAGATCGAAATGTCTTACTCGCTGACCACGCAGATCATGCGCCTCAGCATCATGAAGTACGCATAA